A window of the Comamonas sp. Y33R10-2 genome harbors these coding sequences:
- a CDS encoding amino acid ABC transporter substrate-binding protein: protein MNLSNKRFILKTLVAATALAGFGGAALAQEAPKSIRIGWAIAKTGINAGGTSVTTAPNYKLWVKEINDAGGIMLKAYNKRVPLEVIEYDDRSSTEEAVRATERLITQDKVDFVLPPWSTGSNLAVGPTYEKHKYPLLAATSVTDKAPDLVKRWKHAFFFLGTGGEYAEDLVAMLEKAKKEGKINNKIAMINIADGFGVELANATRKAAKLHGFELVYDKSYPIGTQDMTPVINEAKGKGADTFVAYSYPPDTMLINEQAKTLGLTPKVFFTGVGTQFPMFKGKFGAAAEGVMAPGGIDASNPQMQAYLKRFKEVTGQESDRFASPIVYTSLQMLQQSIERVGKIDRAAVTQELKTGTFETVLGTIKLENQQLTKLWHVGQWQNGEFNAIAPTTRAGAKAAVIPRVTP, encoded by the coding sequence ATGAATTTGAGCAACAAGCGTTTTATTCTCAAGACTCTGGTCGCCGCAACGGCGCTGGCAGGCTTTGGCGGCGCAGCCCTCGCCCAAGAGGCTCCCAAGTCCATCCGCATTGGCTGGGCCATCGCTAAGACGGGCATCAACGCGGGCGGCACCTCGGTGACCACTGCTCCTAATTACAAGCTGTGGGTCAAAGAGATCAATGATGCGGGCGGCATCATGCTCAAGGCCTATAACAAGCGCGTGCCGCTTGAAGTGATCGAGTACGACGACCGCTCCAGCACCGAAGAAGCCGTGCGTGCCACTGAGCGCCTGATTACGCAAGACAAGGTGGACTTTGTGCTGCCGCCGTGGAGCACAGGCTCGAACCTGGCCGTTGGCCCCACTTACGAAAAGCACAAATACCCACTGCTGGCCGCCACTTCGGTGACCGACAAGGCACCGGATCTGGTCAAGCGCTGGAAGCACGCTTTCTTCTTCTTGGGCACCGGCGGTGAATACGCTGAAGATCTGGTCGCCATGCTGGAAAAGGCTAAGAAGGAAGGCAAGATCAACAACAAGATCGCCATGATCAACATCGCCGACGGTTTTGGTGTGGAGCTGGCCAACGCCACCCGCAAGGCCGCCAAGCTGCACGGCTTTGAGCTGGTGTATGACAAGAGCTACCCCATTGGCACGCAGGACATGACCCCCGTCATCAATGAAGCCAAGGGCAAGGGTGCGGACACCTTTGTCGCCTATTCTTACCCGCCAGACACCATGCTCATCAACGAGCAAGCCAAGACGCTGGGCCTGACGCCCAAGGTGTTCTTCACCGGCGTGGGCACGCAGTTCCCCATGTTCAAGGGCAAGTTTGGCGCAGCAGCTGAAGGCGTGATGGCCCCCGGCGGTATTGATGCCAGCAACCCGCAAATGCAGGCCTACCTCAAGCGCTTCAAGGAAGTGACAGGTCAAGAGTCGGATCGCTTTGCCAGCCCCATCGTCTACACCTCGCTGCAGATGCTGCAGCAGTCGATTGAGCGCGTTGGCAAGATCGACCGCGCTGCGGTGACGCAAGAGCTCAAGACCGGCACTTTTGAAACCGTGCTGGGCACCATCAAGCTGGAAAACCAACAGCTGACCAAGCTGTGGCATGTGGGCCAGTGGCAAAACGGCGAGTTCAATGCGATTGCACCCACCACCCGTGCGGGTGCCAAGGCTGCAGTGATTCCTAGAGTCACCCCCTGA
- a CDS encoding helix-turn-helix domain-containing protein: MPQSPAAYQTTEMQGKQAIGAWQHWMSSLYGLESDVYDDQQFSARLNTFELGFLGMTKIEASRHRVRRTSASMANHSTDFLKIVAPSRGVASVCQKGRQAHARSGQWLIYDTTQEYEVLNPEWCEHLIITLPKSRFAEHGRAVDALMGSYVGGTEGVSRIALDMMHGMFAECTVMGAGVTQHVTDALVQLVQLSLLDASGRDATLSASALLNSRIRSYVRQHLRDPGLSAEGIAAALNCSKRHLYNAFADDELSISQFIWAERVALFQQDVRKPLNQHCTLTELALGCGFASGAHLSRLFKQQTGLTPVQFRAELASSRFLN, from the coding sequence ATGCCCCAATCCCCCGCCGCTTATCAGACGACCGAGATGCAAGGCAAGCAGGCCATTGGTGCGTGGCAGCACTGGATGTCATCGCTTTATGGGCTGGAGAGCGATGTGTATGACGACCAACAGTTCTCAGCCCGTCTGAACACCTTTGAGCTGGGTTTTTTAGGCATGACCAAGATTGAAGCCAGCCGCCACCGCGTGCGCCGCACCTCGGCCAGCATGGCCAATCACAGCACAGACTTTCTCAAAATCGTGGCCCCTTCACGGGGCGTTGCCAGCGTCTGCCAAAAAGGCCGGCAGGCCCATGCGCGCAGCGGTCAATGGCTGATTTACGACACCACGCAAGAGTACGAAGTGCTCAACCCTGAGTGGTGCGAGCACCTGATCATTACCCTGCCCAAAAGCCGCTTTGCCGAGCATGGCCGCGCGGTGGATGCGTTGATGGGCAGCTATGTGGGCGGAACCGAAGGCGTCTCGCGCATTGCGCTTGACATGATGCACGGCATGTTTGCCGAATGCACGGTGATGGGCGCAGGCGTGACCCAGCATGTGACGGATGCGCTGGTGCAGCTTGTCCAGCTGTCGCTGCTTGATGCCAGTGGGCGTGACGCCACGCTCAGCGCCAGCGCATTGCTCAATAGCCGCATCCGCTCTTATGTGCGCCAGCACCTGCGTGACCCGGGCTTGTCTGCCGAAGGCATTGCGGCGGCGCTCAACTGTAGCAAGCGCCACCTCTACAACGCGTTTGCTGATGATGAGCTGAGCATCAGCCAGTTCATCTGGGCTGAGCGCGTGGCTTTGTTTCAGCAAGATGTGCGCAAACCCCTCAACCAGCATTGCACACTGACCGAGCTGGCGCTGGGCTGCGGCTTTGCCAGCGGGGCGCACCTGAGTCGTTTGTTCAAGCAGCAAACAGGGCTGACACCGGTGCAGTTCAGGGCCGAGCTTGCGAGCAGCCGTTTTCTGAATTAA
- a CDS encoding cupin domain-containing protein, with amino-acid sequence MDINTPLTLLGGLTASQFMRKHWHKKPLLVRQAIPGFKAPIPRARLLAMAGEEGVESRLIQQLDGDNWKLSHGPLSRRSLPALTKPGWSVLVQGVDMHDAKAHELLQQFRFVPEARLDDLMISFATDQGGVGPHFDSYDVFLLQAHGKRRWRIGRQKDFSLQEDKPLKILANFEPEEEFVLEPGDMLYLPPKWAHDGVAEGECMTYSIGFRSPDRSEMGRELLLRMSDEPDEPENPVIYKDPKQEAVSNPAEIPAGMYDFAREALQKALAEPLALERALGEYLSDPKPNVWFEHGDENGMFESVVLDRRTRMMYDAKHIFINGESYLAGGRDATLMRKLADTKMLSRKDLAGASDDALELLSSWFDAGWVRSGD; translated from the coding sequence ATGGACATCAATACGCCGCTCACCTTGCTCGGTGGCCTCACCGCTTCTCAATTCATGCGCAAGCACTGGCATAAAAAGCCCTTGCTGGTGCGTCAGGCCATTCCCGGCTTCAAAGCACCTATCCCGCGTGCGCGCCTGCTGGCCATGGCTGGTGAAGAGGGCGTTGAGTCGCGCCTGATTCAGCAGTTGGATGGTGACAACTGGAAGCTCAGCCACGGCCCCTTGTCGCGCCGCAGCCTGCCTGCGCTCACCAAGCCGGGTTGGTCCGTGCTGGTGCAAGGCGTGGACATGCATGACGCCAAGGCGCATGAGCTGCTGCAGCAGTTCCGCTTTGTGCCCGAGGCGCGTCTGGATGATCTGATGATCAGCTTTGCGACGGATCAAGGCGGCGTAGGGCCGCATTTCGACAGCTATGACGTGTTCTTGCTGCAAGCCCATGGCAAGCGCCGCTGGCGCATTGGCCGCCAAAAAGATTTTTCGCTGCAAGAAGATAAGCCTTTGAAGATTTTGGCGAACTTTGAGCCTGAAGAAGAGTTTGTGCTGGAGCCCGGCGACATGCTGTACCTGCCGCCTAAGTGGGCGCATGACGGTGTGGCCGAAGGCGAGTGCATGACGTACTCCATCGGCTTTCGCTCGCCAGATCGCAGCGAAATGGGCCGCGAGCTGCTGCTGCGCATGTCGGACGAGCCCGATGAGCCAGAAAACCCCGTTATCTATAAAGATCCCAAGCAAGAAGCGGTCAGCAACCCGGCGGAAATTCCGGCAGGCATGTATGACTTTGCCCGTGAAGCTCTGCAAAAAGCGCTGGCCGAGCCGCTGGCGCTGGAGCGCGCTCTGGGTGAGTACCTGTCGGACCCCAAGCCCAATGTCTGGTTCGAACATGGCGATGAGAATGGCATGTTCGAAAGCGTGGTGCTCGACCGCCGCACCCGCATGATGTATGACGCCAAGCACATCTTCATCAACGGTGAAAGCTATCTGGCCGGCGGGCGCGATGCTACGCTGATGCGCAAGCTGGCAGACACCAAGATGCTGTCGCGTAAAGACTTGGCTGGTGCCAGTGATGATGCGCTGGAGCTGCTGTCATCTTGGTTTGACGCGGGCTGGGTTCGTTCTGGCGATTAA
- the bamC gene encoding outer membrane protein assembly factor BamC — protein MKQQTARLGLLSIALGLSACSTTFQETKVDYKSAGKSQAPSLEVPPDLTQLSQDSRYNVPGGVVSAAAIQANAKTAKPADNNTAANKIGDVRIERDGAEHWLVVDRAADKLWEPTRDFWLENGFIYSMEDRQLGILETDWAENRAKLPQDIIRKSLGKVFDSLYSTSERDKFRTRLEREPDGKTRIFVTHRGMQEVYTNERKDNTIWQPRARDPELETEFLRRIMIKLGVSEEQASAVAKADKTAAVTSSGARMDSVNGVPTLQLQEGFDRAWRRVGVALDRTGFTVEDRDRSRGIYFVRYVDPNAKPEAKGFFSKIFSRGKEAAAPVKYQILVKADGNKSQVSVLNEQGQPDSSANGQRIVRILTDEMK, from the coding sequence GTGAAACAACAAACAGCACGTTTGGGCTTGCTCAGCATCGCACTGGGTCTATCTGCCTGCTCGACAACGTTCCAAGAGACCAAGGTTGACTACAAGAGCGCGGGCAAAAGCCAAGCTCCTTCTCTTGAAGTTCCTCCTGATCTCACACAGCTGTCGCAAGACTCGCGCTACAACGTCCCTGGTGGCGTTGTGTCTGCAGCGGCCATTCAGGCCAACGCTAAGACTGCAAAGCCTGCCGACAACAACACTGCAGCCAACAAAATTGGCGACGTCCGCATTGAGCGCGACGGCGCCGAGCATTGGCTAGTCGTTGATCGCGCTGCCGACAAGCTCTGGGAACCTACCCGCGACTTCTGGCTGGAAAACGGCTTCATCTACTCGATGGAAGACCGCCAGCTGGGCATTCTGGAAACAGACTGGGCGGAAAACCGCGCCAAGCTGCCTCAGGACATCATTCGCAAGAGCCTGGGCAAGGTGTTTGACTCGCTCTACTCCACCAGCGAGCGCGACAAGTTCCGCACCCGCCTGGAGCGTGAACCCGATGGCAAGACCCGCATTTTCGTCACGCACCGCGGTATGCAAGAGGTTTACACCAACGAGCGCAAGGACAACACCATCTGGCAGCCCCGCGCTCGCGATCCTGAGCTGGAAACAGAATTCCTGCGCCGCATCATGATCAAGCTGGGCGTGAGCGAAGAGCAAGCCTCCGCTGTTGCCAAGGCCGACAAGACTGCTGCCGTGACCTCCTCTGGTGCGCGCATGGACTCCGTCAACGGCGTGCCTACTTTGCAACTGCAAGAAGGCTTTGATCGCGCATGGCGTCGTGTGGGCGTGGCGCTGGATCGCACTGGCTTCACCGTGGAAGACCGCGACCGCAGCCGCGGCATCTACTTCGTGCGCTATGTGGATCCGAATGCCAAGCCAGAAGCCAAGGGCTTCTTCAGCAAAATCTTCAGCCGAGGCAAGGAAGCTGCAGCCCCCGTCAAGTACCAGATTCTGGTCAAGGCCGATGGCAACAAGTCGCAGGTCAGCGTTCTGAACGAACAAGGCCAGCCTGACAGCAGTGCCAACGGCCAGCGCATTGTTCGTATCCTCACGGATGAGATGAAGTAA
- the dapA gene encoding 4-hydroxy-tetrahydrodipicolinate synthase: MTSPSVALTGSIVALITPMLEDGSVDYPSLRKLIDWHVAEGTNCIGVVGTTGESPTVNVEEHREIIRVSVEQAAGRVSIMAGCGANSTHEAIELAQYAKSVGADSQLQVVPYYNKPTQEGQFQHFKAIAEATGDLPIILYNVPGRSVADMQHDTVLRLTQVPGIIGIKEATGNIERAQWLIRDVPAGFGVYSGDDPTAVALMLCGGHGNISVTANVAPRLMSELCKAAMAGDVKRAMEIQFQLMPLHKNLFVEANPIPVKWAAARMGLCGPTMRLPMTPLSTQYEALVEDALTKAGIL, from the coding sequence ATGACATCACCCTCCGTCGCCCTCACTGGCAGCATTGTTGCCCTCATTACCCCCATGCTCGAAGACGGTAGCGTCGACTACCCGTCGCTGCGCAAACTCATCGACTGGCATGTGGCCGAAGGCACCAACTGCATCGGTGTGGTTGGCACGACGGGTGAATCGCCCACCGTCAATGTCGAAGAGCACCGCGAAATCATTCGCGTGTCTGTCGAACAAGCCGCTGGCCGCGTCTCCATCATGGCTGGCTGCGGCGCTAACAGCACGCATGAAGCCATTGAACTGGCCCAATACGCCAAGTCCGTTGGCGCAGATAGCCAGCTGCAAGTGGTGCCCTACTACAACAAGCCCACGCAAGAAGGCCAGTTCCAGCACTTCAAGGCCATTGCCGAAGCGACGGGTGACCTGCCAATCATTCTCTACAACGTGCCCGGCCGCTCGGTCGCAGACATGCAGCACGACACCGTGCTGCGTCTGACTCAGGTGCCCGGCATCATCGGTATCAAGGAAGCGACTGGCAACATCGAGCGCGCCCAGTGGCTGATCCGCGATGTGCCCGCAGGCTTTGGCGTGTACTCCGGTGACGACCCCACCGCTGTGGCTCTGATGCTGTGCGGCGGTCACGGCAATATCAGCGTGACGGCCAACGTGGCGCCGCGCCTGATGAGCGAGCTGTGCAAGGCCGCTATGGCTGGCGACGTGAAGCGCGCTATGGAAATACAGTTCCAGCTGATGCCTTTGCACAAGAATTTGTTTGTGGAAGCCAATCCCATTCCCGTGAAGTGGGCTGCAGCCCGCATGGGCTTGTGTGGCCCCACGATGCGCCTGCCCATGACCCCTTTGAGCACGCAATATGAAGCGCTTGTTGAGGATGCTCTGACTAAAGCTGGCATTCTCTGA
- a CDS encoding bifunctional 2-polyprenyl-6-hydroxyphenol methylase/3-demethylubiquinol 3-O-methyltransferase UbiG, translating to MTSSTPPTSPRPHPLPASHGAQAPSAWITRFAHLVAPQGTVLDLACGMGRHTHYFHASNHAVVSVDKSPEATQSIANIAETMTADIENGPWPLTGRSFDGVVITNYLWRPLWPQILASVKPGGVLLNETFGQGNEAYGKPSRPDFLLAPGELLQVCAGWTIVAYEHGVLRQPDRVVQRIAAIKPADSAANTTFPLQS from the coding sequence ATGACCAGCTCCACCCCTCCTACCTCTCCCCGCCCTCACCCTCTTCCGGCCAGCCACGGTGCGCAAGCGCCGTCCGCATGGATTACCCGCTTCGCCCATCTGGTAGCGCCGCAAGGCACGGTGCTCGATCTGGCCTGCGGCATGGGCCGACATACACACTACTTTCATGCATCAAATCATGCAGTAGTCAGCGTGGATAAATCACCTGAAGCTACACAATCAATAGCAAACATCGCAGAGACGATGACTGCTGATATCGAAAATGGGCCATGGCCGCTGACGGGGCGTAGTTTTGATGGTGTGGTCATCACCAACTATCTCTGGCGCCCTCTGTGGCCGCAGATTCTGGCCAGCGTCAAACCCGGCGGCGTGTTGCTGAATGAAACCTTTGGCCAAGGCAATGAAGCCTACGGCAAGCCCTCGCGCCCAGACTTTTTGCTGGCGCCCGGCGAGCTGCTGCAGGTCTGCGCTGGTTGGACCATCGTCGCCTATGAACATGGTGTGCTGCGCCAGCCTGACCGTGTGGTGCAGCGCATTGCCGCCATCAAGCCTGCTGACTCTGCTGCCAACACTACCTTCCCTCTGCAAAGCTGA
- a CDS encoding SDR family oxidoreductase: protein MHRIVITGASDGIGAEMAHQLAQTHQSQLQLTLAARNADNLQAVARQCEAHGAQVLIQPTDVSVEAQCRTLIAQAVHRFGGIDVLINNAGVSAHALLEDVSAQDLSWYEQLMRINFWGSVWCTHAALPHLKASKGSIVAVSSLAGLIGVPGRTAYSASKFAMTGFFEALRAELKPAGVSVTTAYPGVVATQIRNRGYNAKGVAAGVSGLKEDKAMTVEECARLIIDGMNRRQREVVMDKGKLGRFLKLIAPGMVENMALAALKDDVKPH, encoded by the coding sequence ATGCACCGTATCGTGATTACAGGGGCGTCTGACGGCATTGGCGCTGAAATGGCCCACCAACTGGCGCAAACCCATCAAAGCCAGCTGCAACTGACACTGGCCGCGCGCAATGCAGACAATCTGCAAGCCGTAGCCCGCCAATGCGAGGCGCATGGCGCGCAGGTGCTGATTCAGCCCACCGATGTCTCCGTCGAAGCCCAGTGCCGCACGCTGATTGCCCAAGCCGTGCACCGGTTTGGCGGCATTGATGTGCTCATCAACAACGCCGGAGTTTCTGCCCACGCGCTGCTGGAAGATGTCAGCGCCCAAGACCTGAGCTGGTACGAGCAGCTAATGCGCATCAACTTTTGGGGCAGTGTGTGGTGTACCCATGCTGCACTGCCGCATCTCAAGGCCAGCAAAGGCTCAATAGTCGCCGTGTCATCGCTGGCCGGACTCATCGGCGTGCCGGGCCGCACGGCCTACAGCGCCAGCAAATTTGCCATGACTGGCTTTTTTGAAGCGCTGCGCGCCGAACTCAAACCTGCAGGTGTGAGCGTCACAACAGCCTACCCCGGCGTAGTGGCCACGCAGATTCGCAACCGCGGCTACAACGCCAAAGGCGTGGCCGCGGGCGTCAGCGGCCTCAAAGAAGACAAAGCCATGACGGTGGAGGAATGCGCCCGCCTCATCATCGATGGCATGAACCGGCGCCAGCGCGAGGTGGTGATGGACAAGGGCAAGCTGGGCCGCTTCCTCAAGCTGATTGCGCCCGGCATGGTTGAAAACATGGCGCTGGCGGCGCTCAAAGATGATGTGAAGCCGCATTGA